The Vigna radiata var. radiata cultivar VC1973A unplaced genomic scaffold, Vradiata_ver6 scaffold_283, whole genome shotgun sequence genome contains the following window.
CACACGGGAAGCATCAATTTGAATGACAAACGTGGATGCAAAATTAGGGATCGCCAAAACAGGTTCTTGTAAGAGTATCTGCTTGAGCTTTTTGAAAGCAGATTGGGCCGCATCGTTCCAAATGAAggcattttttttaacaactctgTCAAAGGATGAGAGATGGAGGCGTATCCCTGAACGGATTTTCTATAGAATCTAGTAAGGAGTGACTTGACGGTAGCAGGTTTAGGCCAATTGCAAACGACTTCGAGTTTATCAGGGTCTGGCTATACCTGTTGATGAGAAATGACATTCCCCAAATACTAGATAGACTGACGTCAATCAAACACTTGCTACCTTTCAACTTAAAATGATTTGAATCCAATAGATCAAATGTGATGTCAAGATGTGTAATATGAGAATCCAGAGAGGGACTATATACcagaatatcataaaaaaaaaacaattataaacttATGCAAGTGAGGTCAAAAAAGATCATTCATGGTTGCTTGGAAGGTGGAGGGGGTGTTACAGAGCCCAAAAGGCATAACTCTGAACTCAAAGTGACCATTATGAGTACGAAAAGCGGTCTTCCTTGAGTCATCGGGCACCATTAAAATCTGATGGAATCCCGAAAGCAAGTCTAATTTCGAGAACCAACAAGCATTACCCAACTCATCAAGAAGCTCATCAACAGTAGGAATTGGGAATTTATCTTTTATGGTAATGGAGTTTAATGCTCGATAATCAACACAGAAACGCCAAGTGTCATCCTTCTTTTTAACAAGGAGGACAAGGGAAGAGAAGGGACTGTTACTGGGCACAATAAAACCAGAATCCAGCATCTTTTGAACCTGAGATTCGATTTCATGTTTCTAGTAGTGTGGGTAGCCGTATGGGCGAACAGATATCGGGGATAAATTTGGGGTGAGGTTAATAGAATGGTCAATTGGGCGTGAAGGGGGAAGAGTTGTAGGAATGGTGAACAATGAGGAATATTTGGAAATAAGGCTTTGCAATTGAGGTTCAGAGGCGATGAGAAGTAGTTGGTGTGTAAGGTTTGGTGTGGAACCAGAGGTAATGTCGTATGGGTAGGATAAAGGTGTTGGGGGAAGAGGTTGCAGGGAAAGTTGGAATAAAGCCTCTACTCTATTGGTGGTTTGGAGTCTCTTGAGTTAATGGGCTGAGATAGGTATGGAATTTAGGTCCCGGTTGCCTTGTAACTCCACTAAAGAATTGTTCCACGTGAAACACATAAATGGGTCGTTGTAGTCCATATGAAAGGGGCTAATCAGTTGTAGCCATTGTACCCCCAATACAACATCTGTGCCTGATAGGTCTGAAGGGTAGAGGTCAATGGGGAATTGGTGGTGGGCTAGGTGAAGTGTAACATTGGGACAAAAAGTTGAACAGGGTAGGAAATCGCCACTCGTAATGGGCTGGGTGTCGGTTTTGTAGGCAACTGTAGAAATTGGGCCACTCGGTTTTGAATAAAGTTGTGGGTAACCCCACTATCCACCAAGATCTGAACAATGTACCCCTTGATGGACCCTATGACCTGAAAAGTACGAGGGCTCCACTGGCCTGAGAATGCATGAAGGCTAATGAAGCCTACCTCTGGTTCGTGTGGTTCGGAAATGGACTCATCGATGGTGAGGTTCGCCGATGGGTCATCAGTGTCAAAGCAAGTTAATAAGAGGAATTGGGGTTTGCATCGATGGCCTCTCGTATATCGCTCATCGCAATTGAAACAAAGGTGTTTGTCCCTCCGAGCCTGCATCTCAGCTTCAGTGAGTCTCCTAATGGGTAATTTTGTAGGTGGTGTAGGGAGAAGAGGTGGAAGTGGTTGGGGTCTTGGCACGATAGGTGAAGTGGGTGACGGGGGTGGAGGGCGGAAGAATCTGGTAGGTGTGCTTGGTATGGGTTTGGATTTGTCATCTTGAAGTTTGGCTAAAGCAATGGCTTGGGGAAGATCTGTCGGTTGAAGGGCTGTGACCTCACGACGAATATGTGGTTTTAGGCCAGAAATGAAACAGCTTAGGTAAAAGGAAGGGGGAAAATCGGAGATACGATTTGCAAGAGTCTCAAATTTAGAGAGATATTCATGGAGTCCCTGAGTTTGTGAAAGCTTACATATGGCAGCTATGGGATCTTCGTACTTGGATGGTGCAAATCGTAGTTCCAAGGCGCGCAAGAAAGCTTCCCATGAAGTGAGGAGACCATTGTTAAACATCCACTGGAACCATGCTAAGGTTGGGCCTTCAAGGTAGAAGGAGGAGACATGTATACGTTGTTCATGAGGGGTTTGGTGGTATTCGAAAAATTGGTTCACCTTAAATATCCACCCTAATGCGTCAGATCCATCAAAGGTTGGGAGATTGAATTTGATGGGTTGTGGGGTGTGGTGGTGTGATGGTGGGGGGATTTAGATTCAAGTTGAGTGGTGCGTGTTGATATATCATGGAGAGCATTAGCAAAATTTGCTAGGGATAAGAGAAGTTGTTCGAGCTGTTTGTTGATTTTAGAGAGTTCTTCAACATGAGAAGGAAGAGACGTCGTGGAGTAAGCCGaatgaaagcaccaatgaaAGGTATTGTCAGAAGAAAGTTTAACAGTAATACAAAGAAAGATATAGAATTTTCAGAGAAGAAAGGAGTTTCTGCATAAAAACTGGTTTTCCTCTCTTTCATTCACAATGTGCAATACATATGCACTTTTGGCATAACTGTTTtttacaggaaaaaaaaataaaaagagcaATCAAATAAGATTCCCTCCCCATCATGTTCTCATAACAAAATTTCCCTTCGTGGTGGGACCATGACACGTCACAACAAAATCCAAAAATCGTTGAGGCAATCGTGATGTTCTCTGTGGCCTTCCTTCATGTGTTGTGACCTCAGCTGAGTCTTGTGGGTGGCCTTCAATTGTCTCAGTAATTACATCAACAGAATCCATAGTATTAGTGATAGGTACTGAGTTATTAATTCTAACAGTCTCCAAACTAGCaagttaaaaaagataaaaaattcactGACAACAACTTTAAAACTTTAATCTTTTAGAATTGAAGAGATATTAGATCTTATCGCaggatttcatatttttcaatgGAAGATAATTAAGAGAAATATAGCTTGGGGAATTTTGTAATGTACTAATGTTTAtggaaatttattattttcctaaGGCTAAGCTTTTTGTGCAATTAAAATGTATAGGTTTTGTATTAAGAGGATTTTGCAGGGAAAGATGTTCAAAGTGACacaattttctcttattttagtttgatattttttatataagaattgGAATAATTCAATTATCACgtttaactatatttatttgTGTGTTATATCTTTaccaaaataactataaatactaaaaattatgtaaaagaaaaaagaaaaagaaatagagaagCTGATATTGTTTACTATTCAATTCATACTGAGTCAGGCCACCTTATTGGACCATCCATCGCTACCAAGAAATAAATAGGTATAGAAACGCGTTGCATACGTTTACTTTTGCCCCTATAAATAACATCATCACCTTCAACTTACCACTACCAATATCACAAAATCCAAAGCCTAACTTTTCGTCTGTCACAGACTGCTGCATAGAAAATCAACTTCAACTTTCTTCATGGCTCCTTCTAAGCCACTGCTGCAAACGTCTGAATCTAGCACACAAGAACCTACCACAGTAACCACGTAAGTGTTTCATCAATAATATTTGTTTCCTATGGTTAATTATATACTAAcgttaattaaaaacatttgttGCATGTTCTTTTGAAGTTGTGAGAACACTGAAAACACTCCTTGTACATGTGACACTGTCgttgaagaggaaacaaaagagAGTGATTCAGGAGGCCAGAGAAAAGGGGATCACCAGGGAGATACAGGAACAGGTGCACAAACAACCGCAGATGGAATTGGAAATGTCATAGTTGAAGATAATACTCAAATTGAAAACACTCCTTGTACATGTGACACTGTCGTCGAAGAGGAAACAGAAGAGAGTGATTCAGGAAACCAGGAAAAAGCGGATCACCAGGGAGATACAGGAAGACGTCCACAAACAACCGCAGATGGAATTGGAAATGCCATAGTTGAAGATAATACTCAAACTGAAAACACTCCTTGTACATGTGACACTGTCGTTGAAGAGGAAACAGAAGAGAGTGATtcaggagaagaagaaaacgaGCAAAATGGGACAGAGGAGAGTGGTTTTAATGGAGGAAGAAAAGCTACTCACACGGGAGATAAAGGGAAACCGCCACAATCAACCATAAATGGAACAGAAAATGGCATCATATTATAAACACTTGTTATATATGTGAAGATGTCACCGACAAGTGATTTAGAAGAACACCCAGTTCAGAATGAACTCACGCTCtgctttcttaattttcttaattacttTCGCTTCTCGTTTGTTGTATTAGTTATTGCTTTGaatatttttgtgttgtttagaaAAGTTAGGTTTCCCCTTCTCTCCGATAAATGATTACTTTAATATCACTTTGGTCTCTCTTCATCTCTTTATGCAAACTGTCACTGTTGAAGCTCCTTGTCGTTGAAACTAGAAGTGGGCTTGCAAGACGAAAGGGACTTTTCGGAGTTACAAACTAGAAGAGCATTCCCAcactaaagcaaaaacaacgtataacgtTATACGTTCAACATCCAATCACTGAAtaaccaacgttaaaaatgatcggtgaaatttttgtaaataaatgcaattgtaGAACGTCAAAGTCCCATACAATTCGACGTtctattatgataattatttaaagtagCACGTcatcatcttttttttcttttaaaccaccatTAGTACATCGAATTCTGTAGGGGCTTCGTCATATTATTTGTCAGCTAGAAGCCAAAAGTAGCtactttttaattctttttttcttttaaaccacataTAATATGTTGAATTTTGTAGGGGTTTCGACGTATTATATTTCAGCTAGAAGTCAAAGAGTTacctctttttaattcttttttcttttaaacgaCTAATAATACGTCAAATTATGtagggagattgaaaattcattcactttatcttagcgtgcgataccttcttctcttctcaaacttttctcgaacgaagtttgacgaccatcacatgtaatctttctttcatttgatacagatgcatgttaattaactactttatgtatgattttcgtttgttttgaccaattattttcgtttgtttgattgaacttgtttgttgtttgttgttattgttg
Protein-coding sequences here:
- the LOC106779465 gene encoding uncharacterized protein LOC106779465 — encoded protein: MAPSKPLLQTSESSTQEPTTVTTCENTENTPCTCDTVVEEETKESDSGGQRKGDHQGDTGTGAQTTADGIGNVIVEDNTQIENTPCTCDTVVEEETEESDSGNQEKADHQGDTGRRPQTTADGIGNAIVEDNTQTENTPCTCDTVVEEETEESDSGEEENEQNGTEESGFNGGRKATHTGDKGKPPQSTINGTENGIIL